The Longimicrobium sp. genome contains the following window.
GACTCTCGAGAGATTCGCGCGATCAAGCACCTGCGCGGGAGGAAAACGATGGGACCCGGCATTCTGACTCCGTATCATCCGGCGTAGCGACGCCGCCTTGTCTTCGGCATCCATTCGGTGTACATTGTGTGCGGAAGAAGGCTCCCCACACCAGCCGGACGGTCCCGAGATGCAGCTGGTTCAGCTCCGCGGGCGCGGCACCGCGCACAATCCCAAGAACCGGTTCGAGTCGGCCGAGTACGTCCCCGACGACGAGGCGTACGACCCCGACGAGCCCGGCCCGCGCACGCAGTTGATGCGCGACCACACGCGCGGCATCATCACGCGCAACGACAGCCCCGACGTGCCGTTCGAGACCAGCCTGAACCCGTACCGCGGCTGCGAGCACGGCTGCGTTTATTGCTTCGCCCGGCCCACGCACGAGTACCTGGGCTTCTCGTCGGGGCTGGACTTCGAGACGAAGATCCTGGTGAAGCACGACGCGCCCGAGCTGCTGCGCAAGGAACTGCAGTCGCCCCGGTGGAAGCCGCAGCCCATCGCCATCAGCGGCGTCACCGACCCGTATCAGCCGGCGGAGCGCAAGCTGGGGATCACCCGCCAGTGCCTGGAAGTGCTGGCCGAGTTCCGCAACCCGGTGGGCATCGTCACCAAGAACCACCTGGTCACGCGCGACGCCGACCTTCTGGGCGAGCTTGCGTCGTATGGCGCCGCCGTCGTCAACATCTCGGTAACCACACTCGACGAAAAGCTGCAGCGGGTGATGGAGCCGCGCGCCAGCACCCCCGCGCGCAGGCTGGAGGCCATCCGCGTGCTCTCCGCCGCCGGGATCCCCGTGCGCGTGCTGATCGCCCCCGTCGTCCCCGGGCTCACGGACCACGAGATGCCGGCCATCGCCGCCGCCGCCGCCGAGGCGGGCGCCACCGCGGCCGGCTACATCCCGCTGCGGCTGCCGTTCGCGCTCAAGGAATTGTTCGAAACCTGGCTTGCCACAAACTTCCCGGATCGCAAGGACAAGGTGCTCAACCGCATCCGCGCCATCCGCGGGGGCAAGCTGTACGATCCGCAGTGGGGCACCCGCATGCGGGGCGAGGGGATCTTCGCGGTGCAGATGGGGGCGCTGTTCGCCACCGCCTGCCGCAAGTCAGGCCTCACGGAAGAGCTGCCTCCCCTGTCTACGGCCGGCTTCCACCGGCCGCACCCCGCCGGGCAGATGGGACTCTTCGACTGACCTGAACCGCCTCGCCCGGGCTCGACCCGCTTCCGAGCGGCGTCCGGAATCCGGACAGGAGGAATTTCGGAGCCACGGCGCGCGGTTTCGGCGAATCGCGCGCGACGCCGTACGAAATCCGGACGCAGACCGGCGCGTTCGCCGGGCGTCGCAAATCTCGTAAATCGCACTGTAACAACGACTTACATCACCGCTGCTTCACGGCACCCGGTTCGCACAGGGAGAGGGCACACGACCACCCTCCCCTGCCCGGATGCCCATCATGTACGCCGCCGCCCTGAAGTCCGCGCCTCCGTCGCATGCGCAGGTGACTGTCGCCCCGCCGCGCCTGACGCTGGTGCGCGACCAGCCCCCCGCCGCCGCGCCGCCTCCGCCCGGGGGACGGCACCTGGCGCACGTGGCCACCCTGCTACGCGTCCTCGCAGAGCACCGCGAGCAGGGCCCGGCCGCGAAGCCCGGGTCGCCTTCGCTCTTCCTGGTGCGCGAGGAGGAGGACGCGTTCTGGGAACTGGTGGGGCTGCGGGTCCGGGGACTGCCGCACCTGCTGGTGTCCGCGGTGCGCTTCGCCCGGCAGGCCGCCGCGGGGCAGCCGCACGCGCGCCGGTCGCTGTGCCACTACCTGTGTGCGCCCCCCAAGGAGCTGGGGCTGTCGCGGATTGCGCGGCCCTCGCACCTGGTGGAGCTCCTGATGCCCTCGGCCGACGAAACCATCCCCGAGTTCCAGGCGCGGATGCAGGGGGGCGAGACACCCCGGTCCATGTTCCTGGACGTGGACTCGGTGGACTACGCATTCGACTTCCGCACGGCGAACCCCTCGGTAGACCGCGGGCGCCTTCCGGGCAACCACACGCCCGAGTGCCACCTGTTCCGCACCGCCGAAGGGCACGTGCTGTCGGGGATGTCGCACGGGCTGCACGCCAAGCTGCACGGTGACCAGTCGTTCGTGGTGCTGCGCGATGCCGTGCAGCACGGCCCCGGCGGCGACCGCGTGCTTCCCACGCTGGTGCTTCACCGCCGGCTGGTGAGCGCCGACGCGCGCCTGGACGCCGATGGCCCGGCGCCGTGGCTGCAATCCGTTCCCCCGTTCGTGCGGAGCATGGCGCACCCGCGCTTCCTGCTGGCGCCCGATGCGCGCCCCTGACGGCAAGGTACGAGACGACGAGACCCCGGACGGCCGCGCCGCCCGGGGTCTCCACGCATCCCACCACTTTCGCACTCCCGCACTTTCCCACTCTCAGGGAGGCGCCTGGTTCACGATCACCAGCTTCTGCCAGATCTTGACGCACAACCCGGTGGTGAGCGTTTCCACCTCGTCCACCGCGGCCAGCACCACGGGGTCATCCAAGGTCTGCGCGTACAGCGCGGCCAACTTGCTGTTCAAAGCCAGCATCTCGCTGCAGTAGTCCAGGTACCGCGCCAGTTCGAACCGCGTCAGCGTGCGGGTGGGCGAGGATGGGGTATCCTGGGCGGGGCTGCCCCGCAGGTGGCGGTCGGGGTCCTTCGTCAGCTGGTGCATGTCGACGATGTGCGCCAGGGCGCGAAGCTCCCGCAACGCCTGCAGCGCGCGCCGCCGCTTGATCCGCCCCTCCACCGTCACCAGAAACAGGACGGCCGCGCCCAGCAGGATCAGTTCGTTGATGACGGCTTCCGTGGCCTGCAGCAGGTCCAGCGTCCCCGCCCCCTCGGCGCGCACATCCAGCCGCACTGCGATCCCGGCCAGCAGCGCCATCAGCAGCAGGATCACCAGCCC
Protein-coding sequences here:
- a CDS encoding PA0069 family radical SAM protein; the encoded protein is MQLVQLRGRGTAHNPKNRFESAEYVPDDEAYDPDEPGPRTQLMRDHTRGIITRNDSPDVPFETSLNPYRGCEHGCVYCFARPTHEYLGFSSGLDFETKILVKHDAPELLRKELQSPRWKPQPIAISGVTDPYQPAERKLGITRQCLEVLAEFRNPVGIVTKNHLVTRDADLLGELASYGAAVVNISVTTLDEKLQRVMEPRASTPARRLEAIRVLSAAGIPVRVLIAPVVPGLTDHEMPAIAAAAAEAGATAAGYIPLRLPFALKELFETWLATNFPDRKDKVLNRIRAIRGGKLYDPQWGTRMRGEGIFAVQMGALFATACRKSGLTEELPPLSTAGFHRPHPAGQMGLFD